One Trichoderma atroviride chromosome 7, complete sequence DNA segment encodes these proteins:
- a CDS encoding uncharacterized protein (EggNog:ENOG41~TransMembrane:2 (o1266-1283i1894-1912o)), which produces MSDWRERGEVADSEDEGDFSSDDESPAILSTQFATKAPVSNNQVAESIWDFPGSDDDEQSRVPISKSSPVSSRPDLREWNQLLNTSPSRTEDIVENQVQPSPLEKAGTNPPSAVFTVDDNVSRNSHSTLDASSPKFRSTATAQDDGINTSASSPSISSNASATAQRTEFRQHDTHWEATAATSSRHTHSLRQRRPQQQYPYSYDNVYYRKFFPQLGVKPMKLPTDMGGRHRPAGALPDENLDQYSPGDGMPPGTNRTDDGSFAATQSEHDELGIATASLVPSRSRKPSTASSLASLATDIVGHNALDQDLPGLDELLNAHSPASDDNIANHKTFQVLRLTQRARRRDIIYSDPPEPMTTISRISISPSRPSVSPEIASQRSPQSKSNIPIDWDDSFTELIPRPLVSAIEVSSQEISNQDEHDQPGYSEESETGDGAENDAYQLVTTYRRRIKGVLPASWLRLDQQLSNNNDRQGPKKKTQHRLLNEQKRGVALKKKSISNSTAFPLLPLELDQGSLADYTTDDTSEHQAERSASPPHSQGINQIDDIPVPVGSKRQLQLPKASVSSRKRTKLSTRSRARSNKARRRQKTIDSFLLSQPDVLPESPAVGQFSNNDSQKPKNKHRKSFDRRNPRMKSIPLLSILDTIEPGAPRFIRIAARSAKQTLSQGRSNVQQKIIKLATRQDQVDAMSILEKWKSGTIQQRPSVSTASKSKRVQRQRANMRQEHSSGGSTSELKFGTLRNSSRRLIKYLHESGSAGYRRSDSYQSNNTRPQPEMGETNPLPLPAPVARAAQLEVDERAKRARMSFTSRKGTLDHIFRTQKQKGPNWRLTGNINAIATSSTSRNLARADHATVEEFHEPVNTPLRPLRFRKSIKPRRIDIEAPQYTHASDPLPIHSSVVDIEPLPEKNKLCGLAPYGFRYTSHFEIFPLMPDVRFHESTLLGSGILTKLWMGDSHLNMQTRISIKFGEHVFDWGSWNEKVSSETGILFDSIAELLEDSQRSNLYNDNSAINAIQSTLEFMRGALNSVKSESPIPLLVSRLHEVLHNFVARIERGLDRSLINYAKDGDLILKMLDGVLLASSLLMHSCQKVPQLADQQPAVEELLLSLSQLMISILLRGGLDQLKQIYNDLGQLNRRDRTLRGSVVAVHSWTLLIQIFEYISPQQLSFWAVLERVILQPYILSGTNVLEFEMAWETIFTLLPLFKFDNTGRMATEESHNKRAEGWAIPQKLVRRVFQLYQDNNHQAASFNSYCRALVSRCHYLVQQWGWFHSAPVVGVIFDFFGSQKLANLRNEEVYRSPRFMNNLSSRPVLEIEADDCCFHIFLKLLAVSITKLREFGSKKDIRNLVTRTIPNHSRLYLKEHKILERDLAALRNHHDLIGTLFWAAPPGVRPQVTLIEGLITPASSHKEACLINIRAWAQLASFIVSSGEAKKSFEPFREWRHTFFQQTITQFDGIAAEIHQQYLALSKDTDQCVPQDVVEAMISQNKAAVVETLYLSFAASANVMREALDLEAATYCLNTPHLERIFQYFAVPLPELDWSILRVALAVLDIFVSKIEEFKNCQESQQGESQILDSAQADDAFLILEQDISRTYFAMARCILSFPTEMPDQPKADMADKAFCVRQVITLSARIGIGFNNCGLLKLSDMFQPGKFCLFSDDQHILDLPQRQFFILFTSTLLEHEFDDFSDAGFTVPEVWVAALITPLKYLKYEKLIALQAYCFAKGIVPDNIIDSTTQPSYKTNKQLFDLTVSSLRKITRSLEPGTGRPLPKILELAMRLMQHDLSVMYTDASQHQNYVVFVQGIISSIRAHGSGLCMVDSFFLQVSKEYSPPIQDPHLQIASMLSYGILIEEGEEAGAAKQLFFLLLSNFKHALANGNPTNDARMLQKGMKHKSILAFVLGMMLPAIIRVSFTLSSCFPLLDVYATALRLLLKGRILSQQLDESDLSHVSVTIQAIVEGIRQMRLGREVPSGPRIHILGQAINILNLLWPSLLIANAQWPCNPWLINIACTLHDIASFTEAAQLYLRDIIEIGSDSLDSDLLFEGLEVERSRTFDAHVDFFTNSIKDDIERNWTITSQRILVQAPLKGKGQSKQKGNGIANPTWIERDLILSVNEEIEEWNGWWIKLNKIPYYNFIIPRGLQRVYIKEIIF; this is translated from the coding sequence ATGTCTGACTGGAGAGAGCGTGGTGAAGTAGCAGATTCTGAAGACGAGGGCGACTTCTCAAGCGATGATGAATCGCCAGCCATTTTGTCGACGCAATTTGCAACGAAGGCCCCAGTCTCGAATAATCAAGTTGCTGAAAGTATATGGGATTTCCCCGGgtctgatgatgacgagcagAGTCGCGTCCCTATATCGAAGTCGTCTCCAGTGTCGTCGAGACCAGATTTGCGAGAATGGAACCAGCTTCTAAACACTTCGCCATCTCGAACGGAGGATATTGTTGAGAATCAGGTTCAGCCATCGCCTCTGGAGAAAGCAGGAACAAATCCCCCATCTGCTGTTTTCACTGTAGACGACAATGTCTCCCGCAATAGCCATAGTACATTGGACGCCTCCAGCCCTAAATTCAGAAGTACAGCAACAGCCCAAGATGACGGCATTAACACGTCTGCCTCATCACCTTCGATATCGTCAAATGCCTCGGCGACGGCTCAGAGAACTGAGTTTAGACAGCATGATACTCATTGGGAAGCCACAGCGGCTACGTCGTCCCGCCATACGCATTCTTTACGGCAAAGgaggccgcagcagcaatatccCTATTCTTATGATAACGTATATTACAGAAAGTTTTTCCCACAACTTGGAGTTAAACCCATGAAATTACCAACTGACATGGGAGGAAGACATCGACCAGCAGGAGCTCTACCGGACGAAAACCTTGATCAGTACAGCCCAGGTGATGGTATGCCGCCAGGAACCAATAGAACGGATGACGGCAGCTTTGCAGCCACCCAGAGTGAACATGATGAGCTAGGTATAGCTACAGCCTCTTTGGTCCCATCACGGTCACGTAAACCGTCGACTGCCAGCAGCTTAGCTAGCTTAGCAACCGATATCGTTGGTCATAATGCTCTCGACCAAGATCTGCCAGGCCTAGATGAGCTACTAAATGCACACTCGCCCGCTAGCGATGATAATATTGCAAACCATAAAACATTTCAAGTCTTGCGACTCACACAGAGAGCCAGAAGGCGAGATATTATCTATAGCGATCCACCAGAACCAATGACTACAATTTCCCGAATATCGATCTCTCCCAGTCGCCCCTCAGTGTCTCCAGAAATAGCTTCACAGCGAAGTCCACAGTCAAAATCCAATATTCCCATTGACTGGGATGACTCTTTCACAGAATTGATACCGAGGCCTTTAGTTTCTGCAATAGAAGTGTCTTCTCAGGAGATAAGCAATCAAGATGAGCATGACCAACCAGGGTACAGTGAAGAATCTGAGACTGGGGATGGCGCTGAAAACGACGCATATCAGCTGGTGACCACGTATCGGCGCCGCATCAAAGGCGTTCTTCCCGCTTCTTGGCTGAGGCTAGACCAACAACTGAGTAACAATAACGATCGCCAAGgtcccaagaagaagacacaGCATCGGCTTCTTAACGAGCAGAAACGTGGTGTAGCTCTGAAAAAGAAGTCAATCTCTAATTCTACCGCTTTCCCCCTTCTCCCGCTGGAATTGGATCAAGGGTCTCTCGCAGACTATACGACAGATGACACATCTGAACATCAAGCCGAGAGGTCTGCCTCACCTCCTCATAGTCAAGGAATCAATCAGATCGATGACATCCCAGTGCCTGTTGGCAGCAAAcgtcagctccagcttcctaAGGCGTCAGTATCAAGCAGAAAACGAACCAAATTGTCAACTAGATCTCGGGCCAGATCTAACAAGGCTCGTCGAAGACAAAAGACTATTGACagctttctcctctctcaacCCGATGTGTTGCCTGAATCACCAGCCGTTGGCCAATTCTCAAATAATGACtcgcaaaagccaaaaaataAGCATAGAAAGTCATTTGACAGACGAAACCCTCGAATGAAATCTATCCCCTTGTTGAGTATTCTTGACACAATAGAGCCAGGCGCCCCTAGATTTATACGAATTGCTGCACGCTCTGCTAAGCAAACACTGAGTCAGGGGCGTAGCAATGTGCAGCAAAAAATCATCAAGCTCGCTACAAGGCAAGACCAAGTAGACGCTATGTCTATTTTGGAAAAATGGAAGTCAGGTACAATTCAGCAGCGACCATCAGTATCGACAGCCAGCAAGTCTAAACGAGTGCAACGCCAAAGAGCAAACATGCGTCAGGAACATTCAAGCGGTGGATCAACTTCAGAGCTCAAATTCGGCACACTGAGAAATTCTTCCCGGAGGTTGATTAAATATCTCCATGAAAGCGGTTCGGCTGGATACAGACGAAGTGATTCATACCAAAGTAACAACACGAGGCCTCAGCCTGAAATGGGTGAGACAAATCCTTTACCTTTACCTGCACCTGTTGCCCGAGCGGCTCAGTTGGAGGTGGATGAAAGAGCGAAGAGAGCCAGGATGTCATTTACTTCCAGGAAAGGGACCTTGGACCATATCTTCAGAActcaaaaacaaaaggggCCCAATTGGCGCTTAACTGGAAATATCAACGCTATAGCTACAAGCTCAACGTCCAGAAATCTCGCCAGAGCAGACCACGCAACGGTAGAGGAGTTCCATGAACCAGTGAACACTCCATTAAGGCCTCTCCGATTTCGGAAAAGCATCAAACCTCGTCGTATTGATATCGAAGCACCCCAATATACCCATGCTAGCGATCCTCTTCCTATACATTCCTCTGTTGTCGACATTGAACCTCTGCCCGAGAAGAACAAGCTCTGCGGTCTGGCGCCCTATGGCTTTCGATATACTAGTCACTTCGAGATATTTCCTCTCATGCCTGATGTCCGATTTCATGAATCAACTTTGCTTGGCAGCGGCATTCTGACGAAATTATGGATGGGAGATTCACACTTAAATATGCAAACACGAATCTCAATCAAATTTGGCGAGCATGTCTTTGACTGGGGCTCTTGGAACGAGAAAGTATCCTCCGAGACTGGAATTTTATTTGATTCAATAGCTGAGCTATTAGAAGACAGCCAACGATCCAATCTATATAATGATAACAGCGCCATCAATGCTATTCAGTCAACCTTGGAATTCATGAGAGGTGCTCTGAACTCAGTGAAGTCTGAGTCACCAATACCCCTCCTCGTATCGCGGCTGCATGAAGTTTTACACAACTTTGTTGCTCGAATAGAGAGAGGGCTAGACCGATCGTTAATAAATTACGCCAAAGACGGTGACCTTATCTTGAAAATGCTTGACGGGGTCTTGTTAGCATCTTCCCTATTGATGCATAGTTGTCAAAAAGTGCCACAGTTAGCGGACCAACAACCCGCTGTGGAAGAATTGCTACTGTCGCTATCGCAGTTGATGATTTCGATACTTCTCCGCGGCGGTCTTGACCAGCTCAAACAGATTTACAACgatcttggccagctcaatCGCCGCGATCGTACGTTAAGAGGAAGTGTCGTTGCAGTACATTCGTGGACTCTTTTAATACAAATATTTGAGTACATAAGCCCACAGCAACTCTCTTTCTGGGCCGTATTAGAGAGAGTCATACTACAACCTTATATTCTTTCCGGTACCAATGTCCTCGAATTTGAAATGGCCTGGGAGACTATCTTCACACTCCTTCCGTTATTTAAATTTGACAACACTGGAAGAATGGCTACGGAAGAATCTCATAACAAAAGAGCCGAAGGATGGGCGATACCTCAAAAACTTGTCCGACGAGTCTTTCAATTGTATCAGGACAATAATCACCAAGCTGCAAGCTTCAATAGCTACTGCCGGGCTCTGGTTTCACGATGCCACTATTTGGTTCAGCAATGGGGCTGGTTTCATAGCGCGCCTGTTGTCGGCGTCATATTTGATTTCTTCGGATCCCAAAAGCTTGCAAATCTCCGCAATGAAGAAGTTTACCGATCTCCAAGATTCATGAACAATCTCTCCAGTAGGCCAGTGCTTGAGATTGAGGCAGATGACTGCTGCTTTCACATATTTCTCAAACTTCTTGCCGTAAGCATCACAAAACTTCGAGAGTTCGGCTCTAAGAAGGATATCCGTAACCTAGTGACTCGAACAATACCAAATCATAGCCGCTTGTACCTCAAGGAACACAAAATTCTTGAGCGAGATTTGGCAGCTTTAAGAAATCATCATGACCTCATTGGTACACTCTTCTGGGCAGCACCACCCGGCGTCCGACCTCAAGTAACTCTTATTGAAGGGCTTATTACTCCTGCTAGTTCTCATAAAGAAGCATGCTTGATAAACATTAGAGCATGGGCTCAGCTTGCGAGCTTTATTGTTTCATCCGGCGAAGCTAAAAAGTCCTTTGAACCTTTCAGAGAATGGAGACACACATTCTTTCAGCAGACGATAACGCAATTCGACGGCATTGCAGCAGAGATCCATCAGCAGTATCTGGCTCTGTCCAAAGATACGGATCAGTGCGTTCCACAGGACGTTGTGGAGGCTATGATTTCACAGAATAAAGCGGCTGTGGTGGAGACTCTCTATCTATCatttgcagcttcagcaaatGTAATGAGAGAAGCTCTAGATTTAGAGGCGGCGACGTACTGCTTAAACACGCCTCACTTAGAACGGATTTTTCAATATTTCGCCGTGCCACTACCCGAACTTGACTGGTCGATTTTACGAGTAGCATTGGCTGTATTGGATATATTTGTGTCCAAAATCGAAGAATTCAAAAACTGCCAGGAAAGCCAGCAGGGCGAGAGTCAAATCTTAGACTCTGCGCAAGCAGACGATGCGTTCCTGATCCTAGAGCAGGACATTTCTCGGACTTACTTTGCAATGGCGCGATGCATATTATCATTTCCAACAGAAATGCCCGATCAGCCAAAGGCAGATATGGCCGACAAGGCCTTTTGCGTTAGGCAGGTCATTACATTATCCGCGAGAATAGGGATAGGCTTCAATAACTGTGGCCTACTAAAACTTTCAGATATGTTTCAGCCTGGCAAGTTTTGCCTTTTTAGCGACGATCAGCATATTCTGGACTTACCTCAACGGCAATTTTTTATATTGTTCACGTCCACGCTACTGGAGCACGAGTTTGATGACTTTTCTGACGCGGGTTTCACCGTTCCTGAAGTATGGGTAGCAGCATTAATCACGCCTCTCAAATATCTGAAGTACGAAAAACTTATTGCTCTGCAAGCTTATTGTTTTGCTAAAGGCATTGTGCCCGATAACATCATCGACTCAACGACTCAGCCTAGCTAtaaaacaaataaacaaCTGTTCGACCTCACAGTTTCGTCATTGCGCAAAATTACTCGCAGCTTGGAGCCTGGCACTGGACGACCACTCCCTAAAATACTTGAGCTTGCGATGAGGCTGATGCAACACGACTTAAGTGTCATGTATACAGACGCTTCTCAGCACCAGAACTACGTTGTCTTCGTCCAAGGCATAATATCGTCAATTAGGGCACATGGCTCAGGTTTATGCATGGTGGACAGCTTCTTCCTTCAAGTCAGCAAGGAGTATTCACCACCCATTCAGGACCCGCACCTTCAAATTGCAAGTATGCTATCGTATGGCATCCTGatagaagaaggggaagaggcTGGGGCAGCTAAGCAACTATTCTTCCTATTGCTTAGCAACTTCAAACACGCGTTGGCAAATGGGAACCCCACAAATGATGCCAGAATGCTTCAGAAGGGCATGAAGCATAAAAGCATATTAGCCTTTGTGCTAGGAATGATGCTCCCAGCTATCATCCGTGTCTCATTTACACTGAGTTCTTGCTTTCCTCTGTTAGATGTCTACGCAACGGCTCTGCGGCTACTGTTAAAGGGACGAATATTATCACAGCAGCTTGATGAAAGTGACCTTTCTCATGTTAGCGTTACAATCCAGGCCATTGTGGAAGGAATAAGACAAATGCGTCTTGGTCGTGAGGTTCCATCTGGTCCCCGGATTCATATCCTAGGGCAGGCGATTAATATCCTGAACTTGCTATGGCCATCGCTATTAATTGCCAATGCACAGTGGCCATGTAACCCATGGCTCATTAACATAGCTTGCACACTTCACGATATTGCTTCCTTTACGGAAGCCGCTCAACTATACCTTCGTGATATAATTGAGATAGGGAGCGATTCACTTGATAGCGATCTGCTATTCGAGGGCCTTGAGGTCGAACGTTCGCGGACCTTTGACGCACATGTTGACTTTTTCACTAATTCTATTAAGGATGATATTGAAAGAAATTGGACTATTACTTCCCAGCGAATCTTGGTACAAGCACCCCTAAAAGGCAAAGGacaaagcaagcaaaaaggcaatgGGATAGCAAATCCAACTTGGATAGAAAGGGATCTTATACTTAGTGTAAATGAGGAAATTGAGGAATGGAATGGTTGGTGGATTAAACTAAATAAAATACCTTActataactttataattcCTAGGGGATTACAAAgggtttatattaaagagataatattttaa
- a CDS encoding uncharacterized protein (EggNog:ENOG41): MHTQTVGILPMVPLAIRLSSRISRALHSSAVQLNSRSGGNGSKPVEDSADHGDELENQTGTESSGGRWRGHAAGPIRTRQQRKKQVTALPPVELSQTFLQNNLSLYAAQGRPQLPIALAEDARHKKLFQAVAEQGPSFKKKYEALEIYFETALRHLFVRSGELAIDLENSRLDQDDRRWESPETIARAVRIGDMIIESSNCLIDSLCPTRQFEHSYQVRPFWWSHVLKVLKSGTTTRHDQFSPLAASISLDDQLDFAERYDYALPHIIADLPADTFIALRTMINRELFASPSPTFDHKTSKRPITVFSMFGYGGKSISEAIGRHFAHYSGADLVHLDAYDLSELVGNYLGQNWAYSRTPLSMLGFRVAELSGKMAQSRDDTPLESQDEESDAEVGIAPGSSSPSAVVEELQKLRQGEYESFSKWENLKIDKILDQIIRSAGVGSTQPRTRPVLIHIHDIVELSMTIEGSLLISRLRALADIAWQQGLPIALFGSSSCEQPSEEYRNAIKEFATNDFVVTRHIQPDFIEQYTAPKGNVRTQGSSFHLQKADYLAENVNNIARMLRALDPEASPEVAGLSFESVLSYLRSSNPRYSILQNSILPAPEIYHLACAFKLQERPKFSPGSSMPSGFLERFALGHLQQWPGDSLSNEDAVESDMLNGVTRDDHSTTESRAAMKLNEYEKRIASGQINRENLRTTFADVHAPPETISALKLLTSLSLVRPDAFSYGVLAQDKISGCLLYGPPGTGKTMLAKAVAKDSGANMLEVSGASINDKWVGESEKLIRAVFTLAKKLTPCVVFIDEADSLLASRSMFANRASHREHINQFLKEWDGMEETNAFIMVATNRPFDLDDAVLRRLPRKILVDLPLENDRRAILELLLKDEILDESVSLDEYARRTPYYSGSDLKNMCVAAAMAAVEEENEAAAKHKESTPFQYPERRILRKSHLDKALKGIPASISEDMISLKLIRKFDEEYGNRKRSTAKSAMGFGFVEDKRHASVR, translated from the coding sequence ATGCATACACAGACTGTCGGAATCCTGCCGATGGTTCCATTGGCTATCCGGCTATCATCACGTATTTCGCGAGCCCTTCATTCGTCCGCCGTCCAGTTAAACAGTCGCAGTGGAGGAAATGGCTCCAAGCCTGTCGAAGACTCAGCGGATCATGGCGATGAGCTTGAAAACCAAACCGGTACAGAATCATCTGGTGGACGCTGGAGGGGACATGCGGCTGGGCCTATAAGGACACGCCAGCAACGAAAGAAACAAGTGACTGCTCTGCCACCAGTTGAATTATCGCAAACGTTTCTTCAGAATAATCTATCACTCTACGCAGCCCAGGGACGGCCACAGCTTCCTATTGCGCTGGCAGAAGATGCAAGGCataaaaaattatttcaAGCTGTTGCTGAGCAAGGTCCTTCtttcaaaaagaaatatGAGGCACTGGAGATATATTTCGAGACAGCACTGAGACACCTCTTTGTCCGGAGCGGCGAGCTCGCGATAGATCTGGAGAATTCCCGTTTAGACCAGGATGACCGAAGATGGGAATCTCCGGAGACTATAGCGCGAGCAGTGCGGATTGGGGATATGATCATTGAATCTTCCAATTGTCTGATTGATTCCCTATGCCCAACTCGTCAATTTGAACATAGCTACCAAGTTCGACCTTTCTGGTGGTCTCACGTTCTTAAAGTTCTTAAAAGTGGTACGACGACTCGCCATGATCAATTCTCCCCACTTGCTGCCTCTATTTCTTTGGATGATCAACTTGATTTTGCGGAGCGATATGATTATGCCTTACCGCACATCATCGCCGACCTCCCCGCTGATACGTTTATTGCCCTACGAACGATGATTAACCGCGAACTTtttgcatcgccatcaccaacgtTCGATCACAAAACGAGCAAGAGGCCGATTACAGTATTTTCGATGTTTGGATATGGGGGAAAATCAATATCAGAAGCAATAGGGAGACATTTTGCACACTACAGCGGTGCGGACCTGGTTCACCTGGATGCGTATGACCTTTCAGAGCTGGTGGGCAATTACCTAGGCCAGAATTGGGCTTATTCGCGTACACCCCTCTCAATGCTAGGTTTTAGAGTCGCCGAATTGAGTGGGAAGATGGCGCAAAGTCGAGATGATACGCCACTGGagagccaagatgaagaatcCGATGCGGAAGTTGGCATCGCCCCGGGTAGTTCGAGCCCTTCAGCCgtggtggaggagcttcAGAAGTTACGTCAAGGAGAATATGAAAGTTTTAGTAAATGGGAAAACCTCAAGATTGACAAAATTTTGGATCAAATTATTCGATCCGCAGGTGTTGGATCTACACAGCCTCGCACACGACCGGTATTAATTCATATTCACGACATAGTTGAACTGAGCATGACGATTGAGGGGTCTCTCCTGATCAGCCGGCTGCGAGCCCTCGCTGATATTGCTTGGCAACAAGGGCTACCAATTGCTCTATTTGGATCATCTTCTTGCGAGCAGCCGTCGGAAGAGTATCGAAATGCTATCAAAGAATTCGCCACGAACGACTTTGTTGTCACTCGTCATATTCAGCCAGATTTCATCGAACAGTATACTGCACCCAAAGGAAATGTTCGAACTCAGGGGTCGTCATTCCACCTACAAAAAGCTGATTATCTCGCTGAAAATGTCAATAACATTGCTCGTATGTTAAGAGCATTGGATCCCGAAGCATCGCCAGAGGTAGCTGGCTTGTCATTTGAGTCTGTTTTATCATATCTGCGTTCCTCAAATCCCAGATATTCCATACTACAAAACTCAATTCTCCCAGCACCAGAAATTTATCATCTGGCATGCGCCTTCAAATTGCAGGAACGCCCCAAGTTTAGCCCCGGTAGCAGCATGCCCTCCGGTTTCTTAGAACGGTTTGCTTTAGGCCATCTGCAACAGTGGCCCGGAGATTCACTTTCCAACGAAGATGCTGTTGAGAGTGACATGCTTAATGGCGTTACAAGGGACGATCATAGCACAACGGAAAGCCGAGCCGCAATGAAATTGAATGAATACGAGAAAAGAATAGCTTCTGGCCAAATCAACCGAGAAAATCTTCGGACAACATTCGCAGATGTTCATGCTCCGCCCGAAACTATATCTGCTTTGAAACTTCTCACATCACTTTCCCTCGTGCGACCAGATGCATTTTCTTATGGTGTTTTGGCGCAAGATAAAATCTCTGGTTGCCTCTTGTACGGACCTCCTGGAACTGGTAAAACTATGCTCGCAAAGGCAGTGGCTAAAGACAGCGGCGCCAATATGCTCGAAGTCAGCGGTGCCTCTATCAATGATAAATGGGTCGGAGAGAGTGAAAAGCTCATTCGCGCGGTGTTTACCTTGGCTAAAAAACTGACACCCTGCGTTGTTTTCATCGATGAAGCGGATTCTTTACTGGCTAGTCGAAGTATGTTTGCTAACCGGGCGTCTCATCGTGAGCATATCAATCAATTTCTCAAGGAGTGGGACGGTATGGAAGAGACAAATGCTTTTATAATGGTTGCGACAAATCGCCCTTTTGACTTGGACGATGCTGTTTTGCGGCGATTGCCACGAAAGATTCTTGTCGATCTTCCTCTCGAGAACGATCGACGGGCCATCTTAGAACTACTACTCAAAGACGAGATTCTGGATGAATCTGTCTCTTTGGATGAATATGCACGTCGGACACCATACTATTCAGGATCTGACCTCAAGAATATGTGCGTTGCAGCTGCAATGGCggcagtggaagaagaaaacgaggCTGCGGCCAAACACAAAGAGTCTACCCCATTCCAATATCCCGAAAGACGAATCCTTCGCAAATCTCATTTGGACAAGGCCCTGAAGGGCATTCCTGCAAGCATTAGCGAGGATATGATATCTCTAAAACTGATACGCAAATTTGACGAGGAATATGGcaacagaaaaagaagcaccgCCAAGTCAGCCATGGGTTTTGGATTTGTTGAAGACAAGCGCCATGCTTCTGTTAGATGA